AATGAGAAACATTCTAACATTTGTAATTACATTTTTTACATTGACTGCATTTGGACAACAAATGACTTTGGAACAATGGAACGAAGAAGCAAAAACTAACATTCGACTTTTACCAAAGTATGGACACGCAGTAAAAACCGAAGCTCAAAATAAATCAGACCAAGAGTTTATTGAAACTGCACTCAAGCAAGATTCTACCAATAGAAAAGCGTCTGACCACTTGATAAGTTTAGGCTTTAAATATCTATATCGAGATATAAAAACTGCAATGTATCGCTTTAATCAAGCGTACTTACTTGACTCGACAAATACGGACATTTATTGGGGATTTGGTGCTGTTTATATGACTTTAGGAGACTACTCAAAAGCTGAAAAACAGTATTTAGAAGGACTTGCAATTAATCCGGACAACACTCACCTTTTGACAGATTACGGGACTTATTTTATGGCTCAATATTATGGACTGCAACCAATAGACAAAAAAGGTGCCTTGACAAATTTAGAAAAGGCAATTGACTATTTGACCAAATCATATAACCTTGACCCGAAAGACCAAAACACGACTTTTAAACTTTCAATTTGTTATTGGAACAAAGGAGACTGTGACAACGCTTGGAAATATTATGACATTTGTAAAGAACTCGGTGGACAACCAATTACCGAAGACTACACTAAAGACCTGATGAAAAAATGCAAGCGGAAGAAATAAAAACGGCTTATAACAGCACCTACCCAAAAGGCGGGGTTTCGTGCTTCACAGACACATTTGTGGTAGCCGAAAGTTCAGTTCACCGAATGAAGTTTAGTGCTAAAAATCCCGCCCTTCGGGTAGCTGCAAACCGTTACCTGCAAGCCTAAAAGACCACATAACAAGAATGAACGACAGAATAAAACATAAACAAGTGACTGGAAAAACGAACTATCAGACAGCCGACCCAAAAGCCAACGCTTCTGTATTTTTATTTTTTTCCACCGTACATTTTTTAAAAACAATTTTAGCCAGCCACACAAATGGCACATTTTACCGAACGCTCTTATAAAATCACAACTTTGAGATAATGGATGAACTTTTCAAAATATTTAAAGTAGACAAGACAGAAGCAACCAAAATAAGTGCTTCACCTGACGAACCACATCAACACAATTTTGAAGAGTTGATTATTGGTATTGAAGGAGAATTGGAACATTTTATTGATTTTAACACCAATATCCTTGATGCCCCACTGGTAAGCTTTGTTACAAAATGTAAGGTTCACCGTGTAATCCCGAAATTGAAAAACGGAAAGTGCGATATGTGGGTGATTCGGTTTAAAAGCGAGTTTATTCCTGAAATCACTTTCCAGCTTTACGCTTCCTTTCACAACCACGCAACGCTAAAACTGCCAAGTGGAGATTGTTTCAAGCGGTTGGTTTCGATTTGCGAAATTATTGACCAAGAAATGCAACAGGAAAATCCTGACCTGAGTGTGGTGCGGCATCTGCTCAGTGCTTTATTCATTATGATTGAATCGGAAAAGAATAAAATAACACCCCAATCCAACGGATTGGCAACAACACAAAACACAACCCTGCACAACTTTTTAAAAATCCTTGAAGAAAATTACCACAGACCGGAAGGAGTTGACTTTTATGCCGAGAAATTATTTATGTCGGCAAGAAATCTAAATCTGATTTGCAAAAATATTCTTAACCAAACGGTTAGTGAACTCATTGAAATCCGAAAATTGATTGAGGCCAAAAATCAGTTGACCCACAGCGACAAGCACATTTCTGAAATCGGATTTGATTTGGGGTTTAACGACAAAGCGTACTTCACCAACGTGTTTAAAAAAAGAAGCGGACAAACTCCTTCGGAATTTCGGGAAGAGATGAAAAAGCTCTTTTCCTGATTTTACAACTCTTCTTCCAAATACTGTTACCCTTTGCCCTTTAAATAGTTGCACCTTTGCAGTATCAAATTATTAATCATTTAAAAACAGATAAAATGGAAACAAAAACAAAATGGGTTTTAGACCCAACGCACAGTGAGCTTACTTTTAAGGTAAAACATATGATGATTACCAATGTAAAAGGCGAGCTCAAGAACTATTCGGTAGAAGTAGATGGAGAAGACATTTTTAAATCAAACGTTCTTGTAACTATTGATGCAGCATCCATCAATACGAACAATACCGACAGAACATCACTTAAAGTCATCCGACTTTTTTGATGTGGAAAACCACAAAGAACTTTCTTTTAAAAGTGCTTCATTCAAACAAAAAGATGATGATGAGTATGAGTTGAAAGGCTTGCTTACCATCAAGGGCATCAGCAAAGAAATATCGTTAGAGGTAGAATTTGGCGGAATCAATAAAGACCCTTGGGGCAATGAGAAAGCAGGACTTTCCATCAGCGGAAAAATCAACCGCAAGGATTGGGGTCTAAACTGGAACGCAGCATTGGAAACAGGTGGTATTTTGGTTAGTGAAGACGTAAAAATCTACGGTGAAATTCAATTTGTAAAACAATCTTAAAAATAAAAAACAATGAAAAATAAAGTAATCATTATCACAGGTGCCGGAATGGGACTTGGATATGCAGCAGCAAAAGAACTGGCTTCAAAAGGTGCAAATCTTGTATTGGTTGACTACAACGAAAAAGGTTTGGCAGATACAAAAACGGAAATCGCTAAAGAATTTCCTGATGTAAAAGTCATCACTGTTGTAGCAGATGTATCCAATGAAGAAGCCGTGAAAAATTATGTAGATGAAGCGGTAAAAGCATTTGGCAGAATTGACGGCTTATACAACAATGCGGGTATTGAAGGGAAGCAGGCAAGTATTACCGACTATGATGTGAATGTTTTCAAAAAAGTAATTGACATTAACCTGATGGGCGTGTATTACGGAATGCGTTATGTAATTCCTGTGATGCAAAAACAAAAATTTGGTCGCATTGTGAATGTGGCTTCTGTTGGCGGTATTCGTGGCGTGTTAAACCAAATGCCTTATGTGGCAAGTAAACACGCTGTTTCAGGGATGACAAAAAACGCAGCTTTGGAATACGGCAGAGATGGGATTCTTACCAA
This is a stretch of genomic DNA from Ignavibacteria bacterium. It encodes these proteins:
- a CDS encoding SDR family oxidoreductase — translated: MKNKVIIITGAGMGLGYAAAKELASKGANLVLVDYNEKGLADTKTEIAKEFPDVKVITVVADVSNEEAVKNYVDEAVKAFGRIDGLYNNAGIEGKQASITDYDVNVFKKVIDINLMGVYYGMRYVIPVMQKQKFGRIVNVASVGGIRGVLNQMPYVASKHAVSGMTKNAALEYGRDGILTNAIAPGAILTPMVAEAFKQVNPDNPKVAETEYAQRNPTKRLGQPHEVAKLVAFLLSKDNGYVSGQTIAIDGGESNIYGNS
- a CDS encoding helix-turn-helix transcriptional regulator, which translates into the protein MDELFKIFKVDKTEATKISASPDEPHQHNFEELIIGIEGELEHFIDFNTNILDAPLVSFVTKCKVHRVIPKLKNGKCDMWVIRFKSEFIPEITFQLYASFHNHATLKLPSGDCFKRLVSICEIIDQEMQQENPDLSVVRHLLSALFIMIESEKNKITPQSNGLATTQNTTLHNFLKILEENYHRPEGVDFYAEKLFMSARNLNLICKNILNQTVSELIEIRKLIEAKNQLTHSDKHISEIGFDLGFNDKAYFTNVFKKRSGQTPSEFREEMKKLFS
- a CDS encoding tetratricopeptide repeat protein — translated: MRNILTFVITFFTLTAFGQQMTLEQWNEEAKTNIRLLPKYGHAVKTEAQNKSDQEFIETALKQDSTNRKASDHLISLGFKYLYRDIKTAMYRFNQAYLLDSTNTDIYWGFGAVYMTLGDYSKAEKQYLEGLAINPDNTHLLTDYGTYFMAQYYGLQPIDKKGALTNLEKAIDYLTKSYNLDPKDQNTTFKLSICYWNKGDCDNAWKYYDICKELGGQPITEDYTKDLMKKCKRKK